A section of the Paramisgurnus dabryanus chromosome 4, PD_genome_1.1, whole genome shotgun sequence genome encodes:
- the npy2r gene encoding neuropeptide Y receptor type 2 yields MEINISEDRTLGSHFKSTNCCTPATDRVEDDLLDRLEDSTKLVGVQVILILAYSTIIVFGVTGNSLVIYVVYNFKNLHTVTNYFITNLAVADLLVNTLCLPFTLMYTLYGEWKFGQVMCYLLPYAQGLAVHVSTITLNVIALDRYRSIVHHMETKMSKDMCVVVIVVTWVASAILASPLAIFREYVTFNLTPEQSIQGCAEKWPGSSANGTIYSIAMFFLQYGLPLCIISFAYTRIWNKLRNHISPGGGRSDRHQRRQKTTKMLVAVVVVFTVSWLPFHAFQLAVDIDSSVLEMRDFKLLYTAFHIVAMCSTFANPILYGWMNRNYRGSFLAVFKCARLNNRMRRVCSSDAVRKKFRARDKQNSISVTFTQVNTL; encoded by the coding sequence ATGGAAATTAACATATCTGAAGATAGAACCCTGGGCTCCCACTTCAAGTCTACAAACTGCTGTACACCAGCCACTGACCGTGTTGAGGATGACTTACTAGATCGTTTGGAAGATAGCACAAAACTAGTGGGTGTTCAAGTGATATTGATTTTGGCTTACAGCACCATTATCGTCTTTGGTGTGACTGGGAACTCCTTGGTCATATATGTGGTGTACAACTTTAAAAACTTACACACTGTTACTAACTATTTCATCACCAACTTGGCTGTGGCCGACTTGTTGGTCAACACATTGTGTTTGCCTTTTACTTTGATGTATACACTGTATGGAGAGTGGAAATTTGGACAGGTAATGTGCTACCTGCTGCCATATGCACAAGGCTTAGCTGTGCATGTTTCGACCATCACACTCAACGTTATAGCGCTTGACAGGTATCGTAGCATCGTCCATCACATGGAAACCAAGATGTCCAAGGACATGTGCGTAGTCGTCATTGTGGTCACATGGGTTGCCAGCGCAATCCTTGCCAGCCCTCTAGCGATTTTTCGTGAATATGTAACCTTTAACCTAACACCTGAGCAGTCGATTCAGGGTTGTGCCGAAAAGTGGCCTGGAAGCAGCGCGAATGGAACCATTTACAGCATTGCAATGTTTTTTCTGCAGTACGGCCTCCCATTATGTATCATTTCATTTGCGTACACTCGGATCTGGAACAAGCTTCGAAATCACATTAGCCCTGGCGGTGGCCGTAGCGACCGACATCAACGGCGAcagaaaacaacaaaaatgcTGGTGGCTGTGGTTGTGGTCTTTACTGTCAGCTGGCTGCCCTTTCATGCCTTCCAGCTGGCTGTGGATATTGATAGCAGTGTATTAGAAATGAGAGACTTCAAATTGCTCTATACAGCTTTTCATATTGTTGCAATGTGCTCCACCTTTGCCAACCCTATTCTCTATGGCTGGATGAACAGGAACTATAGAGGATCGTTTTTGGCTGTGTTCAAGTGTGCCAGGTTAAATAACAGAATGAGAAGGGTTTGTAGCAGTGATGCAGTGAGGAAAAAATTTAGGGCACGAGATAAGCAAAATTCAATCAGTGTTACCTTTACGCAGGTAAACACACTGTAA
- the map9 gene encoding microtubule-associated protein 9 isoform X3, whose amino-acid sequence MMDDDHFSTTLAYTKSPKTSRRTTFQNELEAAVSARTNRHKPRYSYSDDFDDDEDHDKDDDGDILSNLLKTQKEKKDRFRAGRTKGKISDFMLLDDEDENVKPKKLSFLKTKVKSSPVHIEQQDSMKSAGNHHGSFHFTPQNPQNSVTTEKNQEAGSPFCSQSDNLQPQSTLQKADRSESVMRMRNQTESSMVRKSLSESPLPFSSEYSQWKSSVPLPSEGSLCDSPVSLVSDKQDNQRISFGKDCDLPIPHPRERSVKTKLPSGCPAEDMSPRPLPRHKTVNDHGPLEEKTQAETTDCSVRATSTMSIVLSNTSTTNDSVQGPDEGRLMSQKSKTYSSSTSENISEAPAIAGSVASEESKEEIQSTSFEEKHERSHGNFGNHTFTLPAQKISKSSGRKSKSSYTAESKYLGTLKILDQRTQEAQQIPEAADSLRAAVYQEWVKKKEEKIKIKMMAKKQEEKLKEDKKQEDMLAKIADAKASYEAWKEKKVDVIRKKEKEKQEAVNRQQMEMDKIQEKKETAKQQVFEKWKQEHDEILKEKIRKKKQTEKREKLQQGRVKDERNRECTSAFVKWSEQKKCVIQAKVREERKQETFQEVEEQYEKEEREKMALEVYDKWLRRKEFQQKRERKEKRIQAILHDDPLPPWSPPNKTIPFGK is encoded by the exons ATGATGGACGACGATCATTTTTCTACAACACTTGCTTACACGAAAAGTCCAAAAACATCCAGAAGAACAACTTTCCAG AATGAGCTGGAGGCAGCTGTGTCTGCTAGAACTAACAGACATAAACCCAGATATTCCTACTCTGATGACTTTGACGATGATGAAGACCATGATAAAGATGATGATGGCG ACATTCTCAGCAACCTCCTTAAAACACAGAAAGagaaaaaggacagatttagaGCTGGAAGGACAAAAGGCAAAATCAGTGATTTCATGCTTTTGGATGATGAAGACGAAAATGTCAAACCAAAAAAACTATCTTTCTTAAAAACCAAAGTGAAAAGTTCACCTGTCCACATTGAGCAGCAAGACTCAATGAAAAGTGCAGGTAACCATCATGGTTCTTTCCATTTCACTCCTCAAAATCCACAGAATTCTGTTACCACAGAGAAAAATCAGGAAGCAGGTTCCCCATTCTGCTCTCAATCAGACAATCTTCAACCACAGTCCACTTTACAGAAGGCCGATCGGTCAGAATCCGTAATGAGGATGAGGAACCAGACAGAATCTTCTATGGTGAGGAAAAGCCTGTCAGAATCACCTTTGCCATTCAGCTCTGAGTATAGCCAATGGAAATCTTCAGTCCCTCTTCCATCAGAGGGCTCTCTTTGTGACAGTCCAGTATCATTGGTGTCAGATAAACAGGACAACCAAAGGATTTCTTTTGGGAAAGATTGTGATCTTCCTATTCCTCACCCCCGGGAAAGAAGTGTCAAAACAAAACTTCCTTCAG GTTGTCCTGCTGAAGACATGTCACCCAGGCCTTTGCCCAGGCATAAGACGGTAAATGACCATGGTCCATTAGAGGAGAAAACACAAGCAGAAACCACTGATTGCAGTGTTAGAGCCACCTCCACTATGTCTATAGTGCTCTCCAACACCTCTACCACTAATGATAGTGTTCAG GGGCCAGATGAAGGCAGGCTCATGTCACAAAAGTCCAAGACGTATTCCTCTTCAACATCAGAGAACATATCTGAGGCTCCAGCTATAGCAGGAAGTG TTGCCTCAGAAGAGAGCAAAGAAGAAATACAGTCAACATCCTTTGAGGAAAAGCAT GAGCGTTCCCATGGCAACTTTGGGAACCACACATTTACTTTACCTGCTCAAAAGATCAGCAAATCCTCAGGCAG GAAGTCCAAGAGCTCCTACACAGCAGAGTCTAAATACCTGGGAACATTGAAAATTCTGGATCAGAGGACACAGGAGGCCCAACAGATTCCAGAGGCAGCAGATTCCCTAAGAGCTGCTGTGTACCAA GAATGggtaaaaaagaaagaagaaaaaataaaaattaaaatgatggCAAAGAAACAGGAAGAAAAGTTAAAAGAAGATAAAAAGCAAGAG GACATGCTGGCAAAAATTGCAGATGCTAAAGCCTCTTATGAGGCCTGGAAAGAGAAAAAAGTGGATGTCATccgaaagaaagaaaaagaaaaacaggagGCAGTCAATCGACAACAAATGGAAATGGATAAAATACAAGAAAAAAAGGAAACAGCAAAACAG CAGGTTTTTGAGAAATGGAAACAGGAGCATGATGAAATCCTTAAAGAAAAGATAAGGAAAAAGAAACAGACTGAGAAAAGAGAGAAACTACAGCAAGGTCGAGTGAAAGATGAGAGGAATAGGGAGTGTACATCTGCTTTCGTGAAATG GAGTGAACAAAAGAAGTGTGTAATTCAAGCAAAGGTAAGAGAAGAACGCAAGCAGGAAACATTTCAAGAAGTTGAAGAACAATATGAAAAGGAGGAACGAGAGAAAATGGCGTTGGAAGTGTATGACAAATGGCTG AGAAGAAAAGAGTTTCaacaaaaaagagaaagaaaagaaaagaggaTACAAGCTATTCTTCATGATGACCCCCTTCCACCATGGAGTCCCCCTAATAAAACCATCCCATTTGGAAAATAA
- the map9 gene encoding microtubule-associated protein 9 isoform X2, translating to MMDDDHFSTTLAYTKSPKTSRRTTFQNELEAAVSARTNRHKPRYSYSDDFDDDEDHDKDDDGDILSNLLKTQKEKKDRFRAGRTKGKISDFMLLDDEDENVKPKKLSFLKTKVKSSPVHIEQQDSMKSAGNHHGSFHFTPQNPQNSVTTEKNQEAGSPFCSQSDNLQPQSTLQKADRSESVMRMRNQTESSMVRKSLSESPLPFSSEYSQWKSSVPLPSEGSLCDSPVSLVSDKQDNQRISFGKDCDLPIPHPRERSVKTKLPSGQGCPAEDMSPRPLPRHKTVNDHGPLEEKTQAETTDCSVRATSTMSIVLSNTSTTNDSVQGPDEGRLMSQKSKTYSSSTSENISEAPAIAGSVASEESKEEIQSTSFEEKHERSHGNFGNHTFTLPAQKISKSSGRKSKSSYTAESKYLGTLKILDQRTQEAQQIPEAADSLRAAVYQEWVKKKEEKIKIKMMAKKQEEKLKEDKKQEDMLAKIADAKASYEAWKEKKVDVIRKKEKEKQEAVNRQQMEMDKIQEKKETAKQVFEKWKQEHDEILKEKIRKKKQTEKREKLQQGRVKDERNRECTSAFVKWSEQKKCVIQAKVREERKQETFQEVEEQYEKEEREKMALEVYDKWLRRKEFQQKRERKEKRIQAILHDDPLPPWSPPNKTIPFGK from the exons ATGATGGACGACGATCATTTTTCTACAACACTTGCTTACACGAAAAGTCCAAAAACATCCAGAAGAACAACTTTCCAG AATGAGCTGGAGGCAGCTGTGTCTGCTAGAACTAACAGACATAAACCCAGATATTCCTACTCTGATGACTTTGACGATGATGAAGACCATGATAAAGATGATGATGGCG ACATTCTCAGCAACCTCCTTAAAACACAGAAAGagaaaaaggacagatttagaGCTGGAAGGACAAAAGGCAAAATCAGTGATTTCATGCTTTTGGATGATGAAGACGAAAATGTCAAACCAAAAAAACTATCTTTCTTAAAAACCAAAGTGAAAAGTTCACCTGTCCACATTGAGCAGCAAGACTCAATGAAAAGTGCAGGTAACCATCATGGTTCTTTCCATTTCACTCCTCAAAATCCACAGAATTCTGTTACCACAGAGAAAAATCAGGAAGCAGGTTCCCCATTCTGCTCTCAATCAGACAATCTTCAACCACAGTCCACTTTACAGAAGGCCGATCGGTCAGAATCCGTAATGAGGATGAGGAACCAGACAGAATCTTCTATGGTGAGGAAAAGCCTGTCAGAATCACCTTTGCCATTCAGCTCTGAGTATAGCCAATGGAAATCTTCAGTCCCTCTTCCATCAGAGGGCTCTCTTTGTGACAGTCCAGTATCATTGGTGTCAGATAAACAGGACAACCAAAGGATTTCTTTTGGGAAAGATTGTGATCTTCCTATTCCTCACCCCCGGGAAAGAAGTGTCAAAACAAAACTTCCTTCAGGTCAGG GTTGTCCTGCTGAAGACATGTCACCCAGGCCTTTGCCCAGGCATAAGACGGTAAATGACCATGGTCCATTAGAGGAGAAAACACAAGCAGAAACCACTGATTGCAGTGTTAGAGCCACCTCCACTATGTCTATAGTGCTCTCCAACACCTCTACCACTAATGATAGTGTTCAG GGGCCAGATGAAGGCAGGCTCATGTCACAAAAGTCCAAGACGTATTCCTCTTCAACATCAGAGAACATATCTGAGGCTCCAGCTATAGCAGGAAGTG TTGCCTCAGAAGAGAGCAAAGAAGAAATACAGTCAACATCCTTTGAGGAAAAGCAT GAGCGTTCCCATGGCAACTTTGGGAACCACACATTTACTTTACCTGCTCAAAAGATCAGCAAATCCTCAGGCAG GAAGTCCAAGAGCTCCTACACAGCAGAGTCTAAATACCTGGGAACATTGAAAATTCTGGATCAGAGGACACAGGAGGCCCAACAGATTCCAGAGGCAGCAGATTCCCTAAGAGCTGCTGTGTACCAA GAATGggtaaaaaagaaagaagaaaaaataaaaattaaaatgatggCAAAGAAACAGGAAGAAAAGTTAAAAGAAGATAAAAAGCAAGAG GACATGCTGGCAAAAATTGCAGATGCTAAAGCCTCTTATGAGGCCTGGAAAGAGAAAAAAGTGGATGTCATccgaaagaaagaaaaagaaaaacaggagGCAGTCAATCGACAACAAATGGAAATGGATAAAATACAAGAAAAAAAGGAAACAGCAAAACAG GTTTTTGAGAAATGGAAACAGGAGCATGATGAAATCCTTAAAGAAAAGATAAGGAAAAAGAAACAGACTGAGAAAAGAGAGAAACTACAGCAAGGTCGAGTGAAAGATGAGAGGAATAGGGAGTGTACATCTGCTTTCGTGAAATG GAGTGAACAAAAGAAGTGTGTAATTCAAGCAAAGGTAAGAGAAGAACGCAAGCAGGAAACATTTCAAGAAGTTGAAGAACAATATGAAAAGGAGGAACGAGAGAAAATGGCGTTGGAAGTGTATGACAAATGGCTG AGAAGAAAAGAGTTTCaacaaaaaagagaaagaaaagaaaagaggaTACAAGCTATTCTTCATGATGACCCCCTTCCACCATGGAGTCCCCCTAATAAAACCATCCCATTTGGAAAATAA
- the map9 gene encoding microtubule-associated protein 9 isoform X5: MMDDDHFSTTLAYTKSPKTSRRTTFQNELEAAVSARTNRHKPRYSYSDDFDDDEDHDKDDDGDILSNLLKTQKEKKDRFRAGRTKGKISDFMLLDDEDENVKPKKLSFLKTKVKSSPVHIEQQDSMKSAGNHHGSFHFTPQNPQNSVTTEKNQEAGSPFCSQSDNLQPQSTLQKADRSESVMRMRNQTESSMVRKSLSESPLPFSSEYSQWKSSVPLPSEGSLCDSPVSLVSDKQDNQRISFGKDCDLPIPHPRERSVKTKLPSGCPAEDMSPRPLPRHKTVNDHGPLEEKTQAETTDCSVRATSTMSIVLSNTSTTNDSVQGPDEGRLMSQKSKTYSSSTSENISEAPAIAGSVASEESKEEIQSTSFEEKHERSHGNFGNHTFTLPAQKISKSSGRKSKSSYTAESKYLGTLKILDQRTQEAQQIPEAADSLRAAVYQEWVKKKEEKIKIKMMAKKQEEKLKEDKKQEDMLAKIADAKASYEAWKEKKVDVIRKKEKEKQEAVNRQQMEMDKIQEKKETAKQVFEKWKQEHDEILKEKIRKKKQTEKREKLQQGRVKDERNRECTSAFVKWSEQKKCVIQAKVREERKQETFQEVEEQYEKEEREKMALEVYDKWLRRKEFQQKRERKEKRIQAILHDDPLPPWSPPNKTIPFGK; encoded by the exons ATGATGGACGACGATCATTTTTCTACAACACTTGCTTACACGAAAAGTCCAAAAACATCCAGAAGAACAACTTTCCAG AATGAGCTGGAGGCAGCTGTGTCTGCTAGAACTAACAGACATAAACCCAGATATTCCTACTCTGATGACTTTGACGATGATGAAGACCATGATAAAGATGATGATGGCG ACATTCTCAGCAACCTCCTTAAAACACAGAAAGagaaaaaggacagatttagaGCTGGAAGGACAAAAGGCAAAATCAGTGATTTCATGCTTTTGGATGATGAAGACGAAAATGTCAAACCAAAAAAACTATCTTTCTTAAAAACCAAAGTGAAAAGTTCACCTGTCCACATTGAGCAGCAAGACTCAATGAAAAGTGCAGGTAACCATCATGGTTCTTTCCATTTCACTCCTCAAAATCCACAGAATTCTGTTACCACAGAGAAAAATCAGGAAGCAGGTTCCCCATTCTGCTCTCAATCAGACAATCTTCAACCACAGTCCACTTTACAGAAGGCCGATCGGTCAGAATCCGTAATGAGGATGAGGAACCAGACAGAATCTTCTATGGTGAGGAAAAGCCTGTCAGAATCACCTTTGCCATTCAGCTCTGAGTATAGCCAATGGAAATCTTCAGTCCCTCTTCCATCAGAGGGCTCTCTTTGTGACAGTCCAGTATCATTGGTGTCAGATAAACAGGACAACCAAAGGATTTCTTTTGGGAAAGATTGTGATCTTCCTATTCCTCACCCCCGGGAAAGAAGTGTCAAAACAAAACTTCCTTCAG GTTGTCCTGCTGAAGACATGTCACCCAGGCCTTTGCCCAGGCATAAGACGGTAAATGACCATGGTCCATTAGAGGAGAAAACACAAGCAGAAACCACTGATTGCAGTGTTAGAGCCACCTCCACTATGTCTATAGTGCTCTCCAACACCTCTACCACTAATGATAGTGTTCAG GGGCCAGATGAAGGCAGGCTCATGTCACAAAAGTCCAAGACGTATTCCTCTTCAACATCAGAGAACATATCTGAGGCTCCAGCTATAGCAGGAAGTG TTGCCTCAGAAGAGAGCAAAGAAGAAATACAGTCAACATCCTTTGAGGAAAAGCAT GAGCGTTCCCATGGCAACTTTGGGAACCACACATTTACTTTACCTGCTCAAAAGATCAGCAAATCCTCAGGCAG GAAGTCCAAGAGCTCCTACACAGCAGAGTCTAAATACCTGGGAACATTGAAAATTCTGGATCAGAGGACACAGGAGGCCCAACAGATTCCAGAGGCAGCAGATTCCCTAAGAGCTGCTGTGTACCAA GAATGggtaaaaaagaaagaagaaaaaataaaaattaaaatgatggCAAAGAAACAGGAAGAAAAGTTAAAAGAAGATAAAAAGCAAGAG GACATGCTGGCAAAAATTGCAGATGCTAAAGCCTCTTATGAGGCCTGGAAAGAGAAAAAAGTGGATGTCATccgaaagaaagaaaaagaaaaacaggagGCAGTCAATCGACAACAAATGGAAATGGATAAAATACAAGAAAAAAAGGAAACAGCAAAACAG GTTTTTGAGAAATGGAAACAGGAGCATGATGAAATCCTTAAAGAAAAGATAAGGAAAAAGAAACAGACTGAGAAAAGAGAGAAACTACAGCAAGGTCGAGTGAAAGATGAGAGGAATAGGGAGTGTACATCTGCTTTCGTGAAATG GAGTGAACAAAAGAAGTGTGTAATTCAAGCAAAGGTAAGAGAAGAACGCAAGCAGGAAACATTTCAAGAAGTTGAAGAACAATATGAAAAGGAGGAACGAGAGAAAATGGCGTTGGAAGTGTATGACAAATGGCTG AGAAGAAAAGAGTTTCaacaaaaaagagaaagaaaagaaaagaggaTACAAGCTATTCTTCATGATGACCCCCTTCCACCATGGAGTCCCCCTAATAAAACCATCCCATTTGGAAAATAA
- the map9 gene encoding microtubule-associated protein 9 isoform X1 translates to MMDDDHFSTTLAYTKSPKTSRRTTFQNELEAAVSARTNRHKPRYSYSDDFDDDEDHDKDDDGDILSNLLKTQKEKKDRFRAGRTKGKISDFMLLDDEDENVKPKKLSFLKTKVKSSPVHIEQQDSMKSAGNHHGSFHFTPQNPQNSVTTEKNQEAGSPFCSQSDNLQPQSTLQKADRSESVMRMRNQTESSMVRKSLSESPLPFSSEYSQWKSSVPLPSEGSLCDSPVSLVSDKQDNQRISFGKDCDLPIPHPRERSVKTKLPSGQGCPAEDMSPRPLPRHKTVNDHGPLEEKTQAETTDCSVRATSTMSIVLSNTSTTNDSVQGPDEGRLMSQKSKTYSSSTSENISEAPAIAGSVASEESKEEIQSTSFEEKHERSHGNFGNHTFTLPAQKISKSSGRKSKSSYTAESKYLGTLKILDQRTQEAQQIPEAADSLRAAVYQEWVKKKEEKIKIKMMAKKQEEKLKEDKKQEDMLAKIADAKASYEAWKEKKVDVIRKKEKEKQEAVNRQQMEMDKIQEKKETAKQQVFEKWKQEHDEILKEKIRKKKQTEKREKLQQGRVKDERNRECTSAFVKWSEQKKCVIQAKVREERKQETFQEVEEQYEKEEREKMALEVYDKWLRRKEFQQKRERKEKRIQAILHDDPLPPWSPPNKTIPFGK, encoded by the exons ATGATGGACGACGATCATTTTTCTACAACACTTGCTTACACGAAAAGTCCAAAAACATCCAGAAGAACAACTTTCCAG AATGAGCTGGAGGCAGCTGTGTCTGCTAGAACTAACAGACATAAACCCAGATATTCCTACTCTGATGACTTTGACGATGATGAAGACCATGATAAAGATGATGATGGCG ACATTCTCAGCAACCTCCTTAAAACACAGAAAGagaaaaaggacagatttagaGCTGGAAGGACAAAAGGCAAAATCAGTGATTTCATGCTTTTGGATGATGAAGACGAAAATGTCAAACCAAAAAAACTATCTTTCTTAAAAACCAAAGTGAAAAGTTCACCTGTCCACATTGAGCAGCAAGACTCAATGAAAAGTGCAGGTAACCATCATGGTTCTTTCCATTTCACTCCTCAAAATCCACAGAATTCTGTTACCACAGAGAAAAATCAGGAAGCAGGTTCCCCATTCTGCTCTCAATCAGACAATCTTCAACCACAGTCCACTTTACAGAAGGCCGATCGGTCAGAATCCGTAATGAGGATGAGGAACCAGACAGAATCTTCTATGGTGAGGAAAAGCCTGTCAGAATCACCTTTGCCATTCAGCTCTGAGTATAGCCAATGGAAATCTTCAGTCCCTCTTCCATCAGAGGGCTCTCTTTGTGACAGTCCAGTATCATTGGTGTCAGATAAACAGGACAACCAAAGGATTTCTTTTGGGAAAGATTGTGATCTTCCTATTCCTCACCCCCGGGAAAGAAGTGTCAAAACAAAACTTCCTTCAGGTCAGG GTTGTCCTGCTGAAGACATGTCACCCAGGCCTTTGCCCAGGCATAAGACGGTAAATGACCATGGTCCATTAGAGGAGAAAACACAAGCAGAAACCACTGATTGCAGTGTTAGAGCCACCTCCACTATGTCTATAGTGCTCTCCAACACCTCTACCACTAATGATAGTGTTCAG GGGCCAGATGAAGGCAGGCTCATGTCACAAAAGTCCAAGACGTATTCCTCTTCAACATCAGAGAACATATCTGAGGCTCCAGCTATAGCAGGAAGTG TTGCCTCAGAAGAGAGCAAAGAAGAAATACAGTCAACATCCTTTGAGGAAAAGCAT GAGCGTTCCCATGGCAACTTTGGGAACCACACATTTACTTTACCTGCTCAAAAGATCAGCAAATCCTCAGGCAG GAAGTCCAAGAGCTCCTACACAGCAGAGTCTAAATACCTGGGAACATTGAAAATTCTGGATCAGAGGACACAGGAGGCCCAACAGATTCCAGAGGCAGCAGATTCCCTAAGAGCTGCTGTGTACCAA GAATGggtaaaaaagaaagaagaaaaaataaaaattaaaatgatggCAAAGAAACAGGAAGAAAAGTTAAAAGAAGATAAAAAGCAAGAG GACATGCTGGCAAAAATTGCAGATGCTAAAGCCTCTTATGAGGCCTGGAAAGAGAAAAAAGTGGATGTCATccgaaagaaagaaaaagaaaaacaggagGCAGTCAATCGACAACAAATGGAAATGGATAAAATACAAGAAAAAAAGGAAACAGCAAAACAG CAGGTTTTTGAGAAATGGAAACAGGAGCATGATGAAATCCTTAAAGAAAAGATAAGGAAAAAGAAACAGACTGAGAAAAGAGAGAAACTACAGCAAGGTCGAGTGAAAGATGAGAGGAATAGGGAGTGTACATCTGCTTTCGTGAAATG GAGTGAACAAAAGAAGTGTGTAATTCAAGCAAAGGTAAGAGAAGAACGCAAGCAGGAAACATTTCAAGAAGTTGAAGAACAATATGAAAAGGAGGAACGAGAGAAAATGGCGTTGGAAGTGTATGACAAATGGCTG AGAAGAAAAGAGTTTCaacaaaaaagagaaagaaaagaaaagaggaTACAAGCTATTCTTCATGATGACCCCCTTCCACCATGGAGTCCCCCTAATAAAACCATCCCATTTGGAAAATAA
- the map9 gene encoding microtubule-associated protein 9 isoform X4 codes for MLLDDEDENVKPKKLSFLKTKVKSSPVHIEQQDSMKSAGNHHGSFHFTPQNPQNSVTTEKNQEAGSPFCSQSDNLQPQSTLQKADRSESVMRMRNQTESSMVRKSLSESPLPFSSEYSQWKSSVPLPSEGSLCDSPVSLVSDKQDNQRISFGKDCDLPIPHPRERSVKTKLPSGQGCPAEDMSPRPLPRHKTVNDHGPLEEKTQAETTDCSVRATSTMSIVLSNTSTTNDSVQGPDEGRLMSQKSKTYSSSTSENISEAPAIAGSVASEESKEEIQSTSFEEKHERSHGNFGNHTFTLPAQKISKSSGRKSKSSYTAESKYLGTLKILDQRTQEAQQIPEAADSLRAAVYQEWVKKKEEKIKIKMMAKKQEEKLKEDKKQEDMLAKIADAKASYEAWKEKKVDVIRKKEKEKQEAVNRQQMEMDKIQEKKETAKQQVFEKWKQEHDEILKEKIRKKKQTEKREKLQQGRVKDERNRECTSAFVKWSEQKKCVIQAKVREERKQETFQEVEEQYEKEEREKMALEVYDKWLRRKEFQQKRERKEKRIQAILHDDPLPPWSPPNKTIPFGK; via the exons ATGCTTTTGGATGATGAAGACGAAAATGTCAAACCAAAAAAACTATCTTTCTTAAAAACCAAAGTGAAAAGTTCACCTGTCCACATTGAGCAGCAAGACTCAATGAAAAGTGCAGGTAACCATCATGGTTCTTTCCATTTCACTCCTCAAAATCCACAGAATTCTGTTACCACAGAGAAAAATCAGGAAGCAGGTTCCCCATTCTGCTCTCAATCAGACAATCTTCAACCACAGTCCACTTTACAGAAGGCCGATCGGTCAGAATCCGTAATGAGGATGAGGAACCAGACAGAATCTTCTATGGTGAGGAAAAGCCTGTCAGAATCACCTTTGCCATTCAGCTCTGAGTATAGCCAATGGAAATCTTCAGTCCCTCTTCCATCAGAGGGCTCTCTTTGTGACAGTCCAGTATCATTGGTGTCAGATAAACAGGACAACCAAAGGATTTCTTTTGGGAAAGATTGTGATCTTCCTATTCCTCACCCCCGGGAAAGAAGTGTCAAAACAAAACTTCCTTCAGGTCAGG GTTGTCCTGCTGAAGACATGTCACCCAGGCCTTTGCCCAGGCATAAGACGGTAAATGACCATGGTCCATTAGAGGAGAAAACACAAGCAGAAACCACTGATTGCAGTGTTAGAGCCACCTCCACTATGTCTATAGTGCTCTCCAACACCTCTACCACTAATGATAGTGTTCAG GGGCCAGATGAAGGCAGGCTCATGTCACAAAAGTCCAAGACGTATTCCTCTTCAACATCAGAGAACATATCTGAGGCTCCAGCTATAGCAGGAAGTG TTGCCTCAGAAGAGAGCAAAGAAGAAATACAGTCAACATCCTTTGAGGAAAAGCAT GAGCGTTCCCATGGCAACTTTGGGAACCACACATTTACTTTACCTGCTCAAAAGATCAGCAAATCCTCAGGCAG GAAGTCCAAGAGCTCCTACACAGCAGAGTCTAAATACCTGGGAACATTGAAAATTCTGGATCAGAGGACACAGGAGGCCCAACAGATTCCAGAGGCAGCAGATTCCCTAAGAGCTGCTGTGTACCAA GAATGggtaaaaaagaaagaagaaaaaataaaaattaaaatgatggCAAAGAAACAGGAAGAAAAGTTAAAAGAAGATAAAAAGCAAGAG GACATGCTGGCAAAAATTGCAGATGCTAAAGCCTCTTATGAGGCCTGGAAAGAGAAAAAAGTGGATGTCATccgaaagaaagaaaaagaaaaacaggagGCAGTCAATCGACAACAAATGGAAATGGATAAAATACAAGAAAAAAAGGAAACAGCAAAACAG CAGGTTTTTGAGAAATGGAAACAGGAGCATGATGAAATCCTTAAAGAAAAGATAAGGAAAAAGAAACAGACTGAGAAAAGAGAGAAACTACAGCAAGGTCGAGTGAAAGATGAGAGGAATAGGGAGTGTACATCTGCTTTCGTGAAATG GAGTGAACAAAAGAAGTGTGTAATTCAAGCAAAGGTAAGAGAAGAACGCAAGCAGGAAACATTTCAAGAAGTTGAAGAACAATATGAAAAGGAGGAACGAGAGAAAATGGCGTTGGAAGTGTATGACAAATGGCTG AGAAGAAAAGAGTTTCaacaaaaaagagaaagaaaagaaaagaggaTACAAGCTATTCTTCATGATGACCCCCTTCCACCATGGAGTCCCCCTAATAAAACCATCCCATTTGGAAAATAA